In the Sandaracinus amylolyticus genome, TCCGCGCAGCGACGCGAGCGCGAACGGCGCGTCCTGCGCATCACGCAACGTCAGATCGGGGTCGAGCTGGTAGAGCGACGCGCCGTCGAGCGTCGGCCGCTCCGCCGCCATCGGTGCGCCCTGGTGCGCAGCGTGATCGTGCGCGTGTTCGTCGTGGGACTGCCCGCACGCACCGAGCGCGAGCGCCAGGACGATCGTCGTCGCTCTCCTCATTGTCCGTCTCCTCGCAGGTCCGCTGCGCATCGCAGCCCGAGGTGCGGCAGCGCGAAGTCCGCGCGCAGGCTCGAGCGGAACGCGAACCGCATGAACGTCGCGTACTCGGTCGGATCGCCGCCGCCGAGCGCGCCCGCACCGCACACGCGCTGCGCGTCTCGCCCGCCTCGCTCGCGATCGTCGGACGCCACCATCGACGCCCCGAAGTCATCCACCCACTCCCACACGAGCCCGTGCAGATGGCGCACGCCCCACACGTTCGGCGCGCCCGATCCCGCCGCGCGATCGGGCGCGCGCCGCGGTCGCGCGTACCACTCGAGCACACGACGCGCGTGCTCGGTGTCGTCGCTCGCATCGGCACGCGTCGCATCGGCACACGCCGCCCACTCCCACTCCGCCTCGGTCGGCAAGCGCCGCCCGCGCCACCGGCAGTACGCGCGCGCGGCGTGCCACGACACCTCGGTTACCGGCCGCGCGAGCGAGCTCTCTCCCGGTTCTTCCGCGCTCTGCCAGCTCGCGAGATATCGCTCCTCCGCGAGCACGCGCGGCACGGCGTCTCGACGCCACCGCGGGCTCTCCCTCACGAACGCGCGCATCTGCGCGCGCGTGACCGGGTGCTCCTCGAGCGCGAACGACACGACGTCGATCGCAGGCTCGCCATCCCGTGCGAGGAGCCCGCGGTACGAGCCCGCGCCGACGACGCGCAATGGCGTGGCCGCGTCACCGACCTCCGCGCTCGCGCCGCACACGACGCCGAGCACGATCGCGGTGATCGCCATCATCTCCCCGACGCCGCGGTCCACCG is a window encoding:
- a CDS encoding formylglycine-generating enzyme family protein; translation: MDRGVGEMMAITAIVLGVVCGASAEVGDAATPLRVVGAGSYRGLLARDGEPAIDVVSFALEEHPVTRAQMRAFVRESPRWRRDAVPRVLAEERYLASWQSAEEPGESSLARPVTEVSWHAARAYCRWRGRRLPTEAEWEWAACADATRADASDDTEHARRVLEWYARPRRAPDRAAGSGAPNVWGVRHLHGLVWEWVDDFGASMVASDDRERGGRDAQRVCGAGALGGGDPTEYATFMRFAFRSSLRADFALPHLGLRCAADLRGDGQ